The Paraburkholderia hospita genome includes a window with the following:
- a CDS encoding IS4 family transposase — MRWKIETFRKILMSGCKAEDSKLRTADRLANLISVFCILNWRIFWLTMISRCAPQAPPDTVLTSAEMELIERIVPDLPNASQAPPLLRHLIKVARLGGYLARAGDSPPGNTVMWRGMRCLTDIQLGYALALNRSG, encoded by the coding sequence ATGCGCTGGAAGATCGAAACGTTCCGCAAGATCCTCATGTCCGGGTGCAAGGCTGAGGACTCGAAGTTGCGTACTGCCGATCGGCTTGCGAACCTGATTTCCGTTTTTTGCATCCTGAACTGGCGAATATTCTGGCTCACCATGATCAGTCGATGTGCGCCACAAGCGCCGCCGGATACGGTGCTCACATCAGCCGAAATGGAGTTGATCGAGCGTATCGTTCCGGACTTGCCAAATGCCTCACAGGCACCACCGCTCTTGCGACATCTGATCAAGGTCGCGCGGCTTGGAGGCTATCTGGCACGAGCCGGGGATTCTCCTCCGGGTAATACCGTTATGTGGCGCGGCATGCGGTGCCTGACCGACATCCAGCTGGGTTATGCACTCGCCCTGAATCGAAGTGGGTAA
- a CDS encoding NADPH-dependent FMN reductase: protein MNKEYNFVGFSGSLRKASYSTALMRFFSQQLSGRGHLFRSIDIGAIPHYNEDVENLSLPESVKDARAIVGDCDGIVIATPEFNHGIPGVLKNALDWLSRPAFTSCFAYKPVIFCTFSPGALGGVRAQYQLRETFSSMLCEVIPMQEIVIPHVHQKFRDNVLTDAKTIEFVSYSLDIFIRGVANRKLASESLV, encoded by the coding sequence ATGAACAAGGAATATAATTTCGTCGGTTTTTCGGGCAGCCTAAGAAAAGCGTCATATTCCACTGCTTTAATGCGCTTTTTTTCTCAACAGCTGTCGGGTCGTGGCCATCTTTTTCGTTCGATTGACATTGGAGCGATTCCACATTACAACGAGGACGTTGAAAATCTGTCTTTGCCGGAATCGGTCAAAGATGCTCGCGCGATTGTTGGCGATTGCGACGGGATTGTCATTGCAACTCCAGAATTTAACCATGGCATACCCGGGGTTTTGAAGAATGCCCTTGACTGGTTATCACGCCCCGCTTTTACCAGTTGTTTTGCATACAAGCCGGTCATATTTTGCACCTTTTCGCCAGGCGCATTAGGCGGGGTACGAGCCCAGTACCAACTTCGCGAAACTTTCAGCTCGATGCTTTGTGAAGTTATTCCAATGCAAGAAATCGTAATTCCTCATGTTCACCAGAAATTCCGCGACAACGTCTTAACCGATGCAAAAACAATAGAATTTGTCTCTTATTCTTTAGATATTTTTATTCGAGGAGTCGCCAACAGAAAGTTAGCTTCGGAATCGCTGGTTTAA
- a CDS encoding LysR family transcriptional regulator, translating into MKDLNLLYVFEALWRDRSVTGAAERLGLTQAAVSSALKRMRDEEGDKLFTLVGRRMEPTPFAAAIAHHLLDALAMIRKTSAEKVKFDPAGSRRLFTIRTRDIGEAVHLPPLLRELEAAAPHLRLRTVFAPMDETLSGLASGKIDFALGFLPSLETGIHRRKLGQQHYVCVMRQGHPLADRELTIDLFREGPHLLVEYSGSGHKQLEKALIDAGIGPQIRIRLPQYLSAPYFVIASDLLWCVPAILAETIARHFALVIKPIPLQLSEFEVGLYWHDRYHRDPANKWLRDFIARRFAE; encoded by the coding sequence ATGAAAGACCTCAATTTGTTGTACGTGTTCGAGGCGCTCTGGCGCGACCGGTCAGTGACCGGGGCCGCCGAGCGCCTGGGGCTTACACAGGCAGCCGTTAGCAGTGCGCTGAAACGGATGCGCGACGAAGAAGGGGACAAGCTGTTCACGCTTGTGGGTCGCCGTATGGAGCCGACACCCTTTGCAGCCGCCATTGCCCATCACTTGCTGGACGCGCTGGCGATGATCCGGAAAACATCGGCTGAAAAGGTCAAATTCGACCCGGCCGGCTCCCGCCGGCTATTCACCATACGCACGCGCGATATCGGCGAAGCCGTTCACCTCCCCCCTCTTTTGCGGGAACTCGAAGCCGCGGCGCCGCACCTCAGGCTGCGAACGGTTTTCGCCCCCATGGACGAAACACTGAGCGGCCTGGCGAGCGGAAAGATCGATTTCGCGCTCGGCTTCCTGCCATCGCTCGAAACTGGTATTCATCGTCGCAAACTCGGGCAGCAGCACTACGTCTGCGTCATGCGCCAAGGTCATCCGCTAGCCGATCGGGAACTCACAATCGACCTCTTCAGGGAGGGGCCGCACTTGCTGGTCGAGTACTCGGGCAGCGGCCACAAGCAGCTTGAAAAGGCATTGATCGACGCGGGTATCGGGCCGCAGATCCGGATACGCCTGCCGCAATACCTGTCTGCACCCTACTTTGTTATTGCGTCCGATCTCTTGTGGTGCGTCCCGGCCATCCTCGCCGAGACGATAGCGCGGCACTTTGCACTGGTCATTAAACCGATCCCCTTACAACTCTCGGAGTTCGAGGTTGGACTCTATTGGCATGATCGCTATCACCGGGATCCGGCGAACAAGTGGCTGAGAGACTTTATCGCCCGCCGTTTTGCTGAGTAA
- a CDS encoding NAD(P)-dependent oxidoreductase: MASPAPVIGMIGLGQLGLPIAINLIQAGFRLVGYRRSDPQALVNCGVQIAQCVAEVVSQADVLLLCLPGEQAQIEVLHSPGGVLDALKPGQIVIELSTYRKEFKLEQAACIQERGGRVLEAEVSGSPPMVKQRSASLYLGGSAELVDECKPVLDAITARYFHIGEFGSAVAMKLIANYLVAIHTLACAEAMNLGTRLGFDPHMVAEVIGHGAGGSTMFTIRAPMMAARSFSPAPGPFVTLEKYLRLGRELVDDSGAASPLFSAAAPYFFRALASRMGEEDISAVIKLLELESR, translated from the coding sequence GTGGCTAGCCCCGCCCCAGTTATCGGCATGATCGGCCTTGGTCAACTCGGTCTGCCAATAGCGATCAATCTGATCCAGGCCGGTTTCCGATTGGTGGGCTATCGCCGCAGTGATCCGCAGGCACTTGTGAACTGCGGCGTTCAGATAGCTCAATGCGTCGCAGAAGTCGTCAGTCAAGCCGACGTCTTGCTGCTTTGTCTGCCGGGTGAACAAGCGCAGATTGAAGTCTTGCACAGCCCCGGTGGGGTTCTCGATGCGCTCAAGCCGGGGCAGATCGTCATTGAATTATCGACGTACCGGAAGGAGTTCAAGCTCGAACAGGCAGCGTGCATCCAGGAGCGCGGCGGACGCGTGCTCGAGGCAGAGGTTAGCGGTTCGCCGCCGATGGTCAAGCAACGTAGCGCTTCGCTCTACCTCGGTGGCAGCGCGGAACTCGTCGACGAATGCAAGCCAGTACTCGATGCCATCACTGCGAGGTACTTCCACATCGGTGAGTTTGGTTCGGCCGTCGCAATGAAACTGATTGCCAATTACCTGGTCGCCATTCATACGCTTGCTTGCGCTGAAGCAATGAACCTCGGTACCAGGCTTGGTTTTGACCCGCACATGGTTGCCGAGGTGATTGGTCACGGGGCGGGCGGGTCGACAATGTTCACGATTCGCGCGCCAATGATGGCTGCACGGTCGTTTTCACCCGCTCCCGGTCCGTTTGTCACACTCGAAAAATATCTCCGGCTGGGCCGGGAACTGGTGGATGACTCAGGTGCAGCGTCGCCACTGTTTTCCGCGGCGGCTCCTTACTTCTTTCGCGCGCTTGCCAGTCGCATGGGCGAAGAGGATATATCGGCGGTAATCAAATTGCTTGAATTGGAATCCCGGTAG
- a CDS encoding VOC family protein — translation MIRSLLHVGMTVPDLEAGRSFYQLFGLESHASGSDLVFRCANREQDQIRLMEGPKKRLSYISLGTDDVGMLTLKTRLERAGVRITETPFRADSGGIWFQDPHGDWVNVQVEQVISSTMPAPPEVNSPGQYRRIGTRACSVESMQKRARPRRLGHLIKFTPDVDRSVAFYTEVLGMKVSDRAHDILAFLRGSSGGDHHILAFAKSTHTGLHHLSFEVGDIDEIEIGAQTLIRAGYEDVFGLGRHVGGSNYFHYIRDPWNSLVEYFWDIDIIPEDDSAWIPLNVSPEELTAVWAAKPAAPGFELNFELPD, via the coding sequence ATGATTCGCTCGCTGCTCCACGTAGGGATGACCGTGCCAGACCTCGAAGCTGGACGGTCGTTTTATCAACTCTTCGGGCTCGAGTCCCATGCTTCGGGAAGCGATCTCGTATTTCGCTGCGCGAACCGGGAACAGGACCAGATACGCCTGATGGAAGGGCCGAAAAAGCGACTGAGCTACATATCGCTCGGCACCGACGACGTGGGCATGCTCACCTTGAAAACCCGACTCGAGCGGGCCGGCGTTCGCATCACCGAGACGCCTTTCCGGGCCGATTCTGGAGGGATCTGGTTCCAGGATCCTCACGGCGACTGGGTCAATGTACAGGTCGAGCAGGTCATATCCTCCACAATGCCCGCGCCACCGGAAGTCAACTCCCCGGGGCAGTACCGGCGCATCGGCACGCGTGCATGCTCGGTCGAGTCCATGCAGAAGCGGGCAAGACCACGCAGGCTTGGACACCTGATCAAGTTCACACCCGACGTTGACCGGTCGGTGGCTTTCTACACAGAAGTACTAGGGATGAAGGTTTCAGACCGTGCGCATGACATCCTTGCATTTCTCCGTGGATCGTCGGGCGGCGACCATCACATTCTGGCATTCGCCAAGAGCACGCACACTGGCTTACATCACCTGAGTTTTGAGGTGGGCGATATAGATGAAATCGAAATAGGTGCACAGACGCTCATACGCGCTGGCTACGAAGATGTTTTTGGACTCGGCCGTCACGTCGGAGGATCTAATTATTTTCACTATATCCGCGATCCCTGGAATAGCCTGGTCGAGTACTTCTGGGATATCGACATTATTCCCGAGGACGACAGCGCGTGGATACCCCTCAATGTTTCTCCGGAAGAACTGACGGCAGTATGGGCGGCCAAGCCCGCGGCGCCAGGATTCGAACTGAACTTTGAATTGCCGGACTGA
- a CDS encoding YciI family protein → MNLSDSARLLLRQMLQKPLYVVVRVPNDMSRFDELIEDHLKWAIAAEGRGELFASGPFFDERGEPGTSGGMSILRATSIEEVQTILSDDPFIQEKVYTASIRKWLLMEGGITVNLRFADRSYTLE, encoded by the coding sequence ATGAACCTGAGTGACAGCGCCCGTCTTTTGCTGCGGCAGATGCTCCAGAAGCCGTTGTATGTCGTCGTCCGGGTTCCTAATGACATGAGCCGCTTCGACGAACTTATCGAGGATCATCTTAAGTGGGCCATTGCGGCGGAAGGCCGTGGAGAGCTCTTTGCTTCTGGACCCTTCTTCGATGAGCGGGGCGAGCCGGGAACGTCGGGTGGGATGTCAATCCTGCGCGCAACCTCGATCGAAGAGGTCCAAACGATACTGTCTGATGATCCGTTCATTCAGGAGAAGGTCTACACGGCATCGATAAGGAAGTGGCTACTTATGGAAGGCGGAATAACTGTCAACTTGCGATTCGCCGATCGCTCATACACTCTCGAATAA
- a CDS encoding fumarylacetoacetate hydrolase family protein, with the protein MKYQLFTYADKSGAAGTGIAVKQKLFSLAGVAAGGALAGKSVMHLLEDWENSHDLLLSVTGQLVDFSDRYLPHILDANEITFLPPVTHPGAVYCAGANYRDHVEAMARAFNHKLVVDPKAQGIPPWHFMKSGKATLAGHREAVPFPSHTSMLDWEAELAVVIGRRASKVTVDDALRYVAGYTCSNDLSARDNLARANIDVSSPFRFDWIGHKCFAGSCPIGPFLTPAAFIESPENLNIRLWINGVLRQDSNTNKHLYGVADQISYLSQRMDLLPGDIILTGTPAGVGMESGTFLKRGDVIKVWIEGLGELETTIA; encoded by the coding sequence ATGAAATATCAGCTTTTCACATATGCGGACAAGTCAGGGGCCGCAGGGACCGGTATCGCCGTTAAGCAGAAGCTGTTCAGCCTGGCGGGTGTAGCCGCGGGCGGTGCTTTGGCGGGCAAAAGCGTCATGCACTTGCTGGAAGACTGGGAGAATTCGCATGATCTTCTGTTGTCGGTTACGGGACAACTGGTGGATTTCTCCGACAGGTACCTGCCGCATATACTCGATGCGAACGAGATCACCTTTCTGCCGCCAGTGACCCACCCCGGCGCCGTATATTGCGCGGGCGCCAACTATCGGGACCATGTGGAAGCCATGGCCCGTGCGTTTAACCACAAGCTCGTTGTGGATCCAAAAGCCCAAGGCATTCCGCCGTGGCACTTTATGAAATCCGGTAAGGCGACTCTTGCCGGGCACCGGGAGGCTGTGCCGTTTCCCAGCCACACGTCGATGCTGGACTGGGAGGCGGAACTCGCAGTCGTGATCGGACGTCGGGCGTCGAAAGTCACGGTAGACGATGCCTTACGCTACGTCGCTGGGTACACCTGCTCGAACGACCTGTCTGCCCGGGACAACCTCGCCCGCGCCAACATCGATGTCAGCTCGCCATTCCGCTTTGACTGGATCGGGCACAAGTGTTTCGCGGGTTCATGTCCCATCGGCCCGTTCCTCACGCCAGCGGCATTCATCGAGTCACCCGAGAACCTCAACATCAGGTTGTGGATCAACGGCGTACTGCGGCAGGACTCGAATACAAACAAACACCTTTACGGCGTCGCGGACCAGATCTCGTACCTTAGCCAGCGGATGGATCTTCTTCCCGGGGACATCATTCTGACGGGCACCCCCGCAGGCGTGGGGATGGAAAGCGGGACCTTCCTGAAGCGGGGAGACGTGATCAAGGTATGGATTGAAGGGCTCGGCGAACTCGAGACAACGATCGCTTGA